Part of the Halobellus ruber genome is shown below.
CGGGATGGGTCGCGATCGGTTATATACTGTGGGCTCCGCGATGCCGGTTATCGCCTCCACGATGCTGGTTGTTGGCTCCGCAACGAGGTGACCTCACAATGCCGCCCGTCGATCCGCGGTGTGCCGGTTCAGGCGTCGAGCGTCCCGCGGTTGACCGTCATACCGTCGTGTCCGACACGGACCGATAGCTGTCGGTCGTGTTTCGGATGCTCTCCCCTTGGAAGCCATCGGTAACGGTGGGGCGGGGCGTGCCGGCGGCCGACCGCAGGCCGCGAACGGGTCGGCGGGCAACCGACCCGCGGTGCGGCGTCCGGGCGGAATCGACGCCTCGTCGCCGGCAAGCCAGCCCGCGGCGGCCGTCGGCGCGTCGGAACGCCGGCGGGGGCGACGTTCCGACGCGGCCCCGGGCTCACACGGACCGTCGTCGGTCCCGTCGGTTCGTCCCGACGGCAACTCGAACGACCGTCCGTCTCACAGCGTGTCTACGTGGTGGAGTGCGACGTCGCGTCTGCGACATCGCAGTTCGGAGTACGGGTGGCACCTACAAAAACGGAGGCGACAGTTAATCCGGTTTTGCGACCGGCGAAATTACAGTAGCGTTTGCAAGTCTTCGCTCACTTGATCGCACGACGGCGTGCGATCGGATGTGCAACCAGTTGCAAACGCTACTATGAAATCCCGATTAACTCGGCTAAACGATCGCCCGACCTCCTGTCGTCGACGACCCGACCCACAGCCCTTCCACTCCGACGCCATCCACCGAAACCAAGACTTTCCAGCCGTTAGACGACGATAATAATGGCTCCCTTACGCCACGCCGCCGAGTGGTTCTCGGCGTGGCTCGCGGTCGAGCCGCCGGAAACGTTCACCTACCGGTCGTCTCTCCGCTATCTGTGCCGGGCGCTTCCGCGATACGGGATCGGTCCGGCCCTGATCGTCGCGTACCAGATCGCAACGAACGGGCCGACGCGGGCCGCCCTCTACGTTACGCGGGCCGTCTCCGCGGTGACGATGTCGCTCGTCGGCTCCGGTCGCGATGTCGAGGCGGACTCCTTCAACTCACCCCGCACACCCCGCGGCCGACGGTTTTTGTACGAAGCCGGGCCAACGCACGGTATGGTAACCATCAAGGACAGCGTCCACGACCACATCGAGGTCGAGGGCGCCGCCGCCGCCCTCCTCGATACGGAGCCGGTCCAGCGGCTCCGGCACATCAAGCAGCTGGGGACGGTCCATCTGGTGTACCCCTCCGCGAACCACACCCGGTTCGAGCACTCGCTGGGGGTCTATCACCTCGCCGACCGCGCGCTCGATCACCTCGGCATCGACGGGATCCGGGCCGAGCGGCTGCGCGCGGCGGCACTCCTCCACGACGTCGGCCACGGGCCCTACAGCCACAACGTCGAGGCTGTGACCTTCCGCCACACCGGCAAGTACCACGACGACGTCCACGAACTCCTCGCGTCGGGGGAGGTCGGCGAGGTGCTCGGAGCCCACGACCTCGACCCCGAGCGCGTCGCCGACCTCGTCGCCGGCGACGGCCAGTACGGCCAGCTGGTGTCGGGGGAGCTCGACGTCGACCGGATGGACTACCTGGTCCGGGACGCCCACCACACCGGGGTTCCGTACGGCACCATCGACCACGAGCGGTTGATCCGCGAACTCACCTTCGTCGACGGCGAACTCGTCCTCGCGGAGGGAAACGTCCAGACCGCCGAGTCGCTGCTGCTCGCGCGGGCCTTGATGAATCCCACCGTCTACCAGCACCACGTCGCCCGGATCGCGAAGGCGATGCTCCGACGCGGGGCCGAACGGCTGCTCGACCGCACCGAGACCACGCCGACGGACCTCCGACGGATGGACGATCACGAACTGCTCGTGGCGCTGCGAACCACCCGGGCGACGTCCGATCTCGCCCGCCGGCTCCGGACGCGTGACCTGTACAAACGCGCGGTCTGGGCCGAACTCGACGCGGTCCCCGACGACATCGTCGACGCCGACCACGGGGCGGTGTCGGAGTTCGAGTCCGCGGTGGCCGACCGGGCGGGGCTGTCCGCAGGGTCGGTGATCGTCGACGTGCCCGGACGGCCGTCGATGACCGAGTCGAGTTCGCGGGTGATGGTGAGCGGCGAGATGCGCCGGCTGGGCAAGCAGTCGCCGCTGGTGTCGGCGCTCCGCACGGCACAAAAACAGCAGTGGCGGCTCGGCGTCTACGCGCCGCCGGACGTCACCGACCGCGTCGGCCGTGCGGCCGTCGACGTCCTCGGGCTTGATCTCGACGGCGCCCTGGTCTCCGACGTCCGGCCGGGGGTCACCGCCACCTTGGACGAGTTCACCGGCCCCTGACTCCAGCAGAACGACGGCGGGGCGACAAGCACTTCGACATAAATCCTCCTACTTGAGAACCGTTGTCACAACAAAACCGCACAACGGCGACGACCCCCGATCTCCCCCCGTCGGCGGCCGTCTAGTAACCTTTAACCGATTTAGACCGATAGATGCGGACAAGATGGCGAGCAACA
Proteins encoded:
- a CDS encoding HD domain-containing protein, with amino-acid sequence MVTIKDSVHDHIEVEGAAAALLDTEPVQRLRHIKQLGTVHLVYPSANHTRFEHSLGVYHLADRALDHLGIDGIRAERLRAAALLHDVGHGPYSHNVEAVTFRHTGKYHDDVHELLASGEVGEVLGAHDLDPERVADLVAGDGQYGQLVSGELDVDRMDYLVRDAHHTGVPYGTIDHERLIRELTFVDGELVLAEGNVQTAESLLLARALMNPTVYQHHVARIAKAMLRRGAERLLDRTETTPTDLRRMDDHELLVALRTTRATSDLARRLRTRDLYKRAVWAELDAVPDDIVDADHGAVSEFESAVADRAGLSAGSVIVDVPGRPSMTESSSRVMVSGEMRRLGKQSPLVSALRTAQKQQWRLGVYAPPDVTDRVGRAAVDVLGLDLDGALVSDVRPGVTATLDEFTGP